A DNA window from Niabella yanshanensis contains the following coding sequences:
- the murA gene encoding UDP-N-acetylglucosamine 1-carboxyvinyltransferase: MNVFEVRGGKKLQGEIVPQGAKNEALQIISAVLLTPEEVTINNIPDILDVNLLIELLSEMNVKVNRTSRSTCIFKADDVNIDYLHSPEFKKKSGRLRGSVMLAGAMLARYKKAFIPKPGGDKIGRRRLDTHVIGFQKLGTQLDYNQEDGFFHLTAEELKGTYMLLDEPSVTGTANIVMAATMATGTTTIYNAACEPYLQQLCKMLNRMGAKISGIGSNLLVIEGVDYLGGTTHAMLPDMIEVGSFIGLAAMTKGDITIKNAGINDLGIIPEKFRQLGIAMDFKGDDIHIPSQDSYTIQKYLDGGVLTIYDHPWPGFTPDLLSIVLVTAIQAHGSVLIHQKMFESRLFFVDKLIEMGAQIILCDPHRAVVIGLEREHQLRGITMSSPDIRAGVALLIAALSAEGKSTIQNIEQIDRGYQNIDTRLQALGADIKRVAI; the protein is encoded by the coding sequence ATGAACGTATTTGAAGTACGCGGAGGAAAGAAGCTACAGGGAGAAATTGTACCACAGGGTGCCAAAAATGAGGCATTACAAATAATAAGTGCAGTCTTGCTAACGCCTGAAGAGGTCACTATTAACAATATTCCGGATATACTGGATGTAAACCTTTTGATAGAACTGCTTTCAGAAATGAATGTAAAGGTGAACAGAACCAGTCGCAGTACCTGCATTTTTAAAGCCGATGATGTAAACATTGATTATTTACACAGCCCTGAGTTCAAAAAGAAAAGTGGCAGGCTTCGTGGAAGTGTGATGCTGGCCGGAGCGATGCTGGCACGCTATAAAAAAGCATTTATTCCCAAACCGGGAGGAGACAAGATTGGAAGACGGAGGCTGGATACACATGTGATCGGCTTCCAGAAGTTGGGAACGCAATTGGACTACAACCAGGAAGATGGGTTTTTTCATCTTACGGCTGAAGAATTGAAGGGTACCTATATGTTGTTAGATGAACCTTCGGTAACAGGAACCGCAAATATCGTAATGGCCGCTACAATGGCTACGGGAACCACAACCATTTACAATGCTGCCTGCGAACCTTATTTACAGCAATTATGTAAAATGCTTAACCGTATGGGAGCAAAGATCAGCGGCATTGGCAGTAACTTATTGGTAATTGAAGGGGTGGATTACCTGGGAGGTACTACACATGCTATGTTACCCGATATGATAGAAGTAGGCTCTTTTATTGGGTTAGCCGCTATGACAAAAGGCGATATTACCATTAAAAATGCCGGAATTAATGACCTCGGGATTATACCTGAGAAATTCAGGCAACTGGGCATTGCCATGGACTTTAAAGGCGATGACATACATATTCCCTCACAGGATAGCTATACCATACAAAAATACCTCGATGGGGGGGTATTGACTATTTACGATCATCCCTGGCCCGGCTTTACACCCGACTTGTTGAGCATTGTACTTGTAACGGCAATACAGGCGCACGGAAGTGTTTTGATACACCAGAAAATGTTTGAAAGCCGCCTGTTTTTTGTAGATAAACTGATCGAAATGGGTGCGCAGATCATCCTTTGTGATCCGCACCGGGCGGTAGTTATTGGTCTCGAAAGAGAACATCAATTAAGAGGAATTACTATGAGTAGCCCCGATATACGGGCAGGAGTAGCTTTGCTGATCGCTGCGCTGAGTGCTGAGGGAAAAAGCACCATACAGAATATAGAGCAAATAGATCGCGGCTATCAAAACATAGACACACGTTTGCAGGCCCTGGGCGCAGATATTAAACGCGTGGCAATTTAA
- a CDS encoding bestrophin family protein gives MKYYNTKDWLGILFKVTKADVLRKLWWILLIIAAYSGFIAYLELGYWKLSDKSVIKNLPILHSLLGFAISLVLVFRTNTAYDRWWEGRKLWGALMNNSRNLALKLSVVLREDQKEEREFFRNIIPGYAQALHQHLLKERTRIMLFDENDQTQKIISTIDTEKHVPNQVAGLIYEHVKKLYRDGSISGEVLLFLNGELQSFTDICGACERIKNTPIPSSYGIFIKRFVLIYLLTLPWGYVFQLGYWVVPVVVFIAYVLASLELIAEEIEDPFGGDENDLPTYKMADNIRRSVEEIL, from the coding sequence ATGAAATACTACAATACAAAAGACTGGCTGGGCATTCTTTTTAAAGTTACCAAAGCCGATGTATTAAGAAAGCTTTGGTGGATCTTATTGATTATTGCCGCCTACTCGGGTTTTATCGCCTACCTGGAGCTGGGTTACTGGAAACTCTCGGACAAAAGCGTTATTAAAAATCTGCCGATACTTCATTCGCTTTTAGGTTTTGCCATTTCGCTGGTGCTGGTATTCAGAACCAATACAGCTTATGACAGATGGTGGGAGGGGCGTAAGCTTTGGGGCGCATTGATGAACAATTCGCGTAACCTGGCCTTAAAGCTATCTGTGGTATTAAGAGAAGATCAAAAAGAGGAGCGGGAGTTTTTCAGAAACATCATACCCGGTTATGCACAGGCCCTGCATCAGCACTTGTTGAAAGAGCGTACCCGGATCATGTTATTTGATGAAAACGACCAGACCCAAAAAATCATTTCAACAATAGACACGGAGAAACATGTTCCCAACCAGGTAGCAGGCCTCATTTATGAGCATGTAAAAAAGTTATATAGAGATGGATCCATTAGCGGCGAGGTGTTGCTTTTTTTAAATGGCGAGCTGCAGTCTTTTACAGATATATGTGGCGCTTGCGAGCGTATTAAAAACACACCGATCCCCTCGTCCTATGGTATTTTTATAAAAAGATTCGTGCTCATTTACCTCCTAACTTTACCCTGGGGCTATGTATTTCAACTGGGTTACTGGGTGGTGCCGGTTGTTGTTTTTATTGCTTACGTACTTGCCAGCCTGGAGTTAATTGCAGAAGAAATAGAAGATCCATTTGGCGGAGATGAAAATGACCTGCCTACGTATAAAATGGCGGATAATATCAGGAGAAGTGTAGAGGAGATATTGTAG
- the tatC gene encoding twin-arginine translocase subunit TatC, which produces MAIMDFFKKRNQGNEDEMSFIDHLEVLRWHLIRSILAVAIGAIIVFIFTDFFVDDIVFGPTRTDFISAQWMCRMGEAVGVGESLCFKGGDTPQFIETTMTGQFIANFTVAFIGGFVLAFPYIFWEIWKFVKPALSEKENRQASGIIFWVSILFFIGVAFGYFILMPLMVQFYFNYKLSDKITIMPTFSDYLENMTYTTVGVGLLFQLPLLILLLAKAGIVTAKILRRFRRHAFVVILIAAAIITPTTDPFSLAVVAAPLYLLFEISVALAARGEKKNAENATEEWS; this is translated from the coding sequence ATGGCTATAATGGATTTTTTTAAGAAGAGAAATCAGGGTAATGAAGATGAAATGTCATTCATTGACCACCTCGAGGTGCTCCGGTGGCATTTAATACGTTCGATTTTAGCTGTTGCCATCGGTGCGATCATCGTTTTTATTTTTACCGACTTTTTTGTAGATGATATCGTTTTTGGTCCTACCAGAACCGATTTTATTTCCGCTCAGTGGATGTGTAGAATGGGCGAGGCCGTTGGGGTAGGAGAATCGCTTTGTTTTAAAGGTGGCGATACCCCCCAGTTTATTGAAACAACCATGACGGGTCAGTTTATAGCCAACTTTACAGTAGCGTTTATTGGCGGGTTTGTTTTAGCCTTTCCTTACATTTTCTGGGAAATATGGAAATTTGTAAAGCCGGCTCTTTCTGAAAAAGAAAACCGCCAGGCTTCGGGAATTATCTTCTGGGTCTCCATATTGTTCTTCATCGGCGTTGCTTTCGGCTACTTTATATTGATGCCGCTGATGGTGCAATTTTACTTTAACTATAAGCTGAGTGACAAGATCACGATTATGCCCACATTTTCTGACTACCTGGAAAACATGACCTATACAACTGTTGGAGTAGGATTACTCTTCCAGCTTCCATTGCTGATATTGTTACTGGCAAAGGCGGGGATCGTAACCGCCAAAATTCTTCGCAGATTCAGACGTCATGCTTTTGTTGTAATTTTGATAGCAGCGGCGATTATCACTCCTACAACGGACCCGTTCAGCCTGGCGGTAGTAGCAGCACCATTATACCTGTTATTTGAAATAAGCGTTGCGCTGGCGGCCAGGGGTGAAAAAAAGAATGCCGAAAATGCCACAGAAGAGTGGAGCTAA
- a CDS encoding hemolysin family protein produces the protein MDVTLISWCAALLFMMFFAGIEMAFYSASRLNIELKRKQDTATGNRLGRFIDAPAVFLGVAITGYIIALTIFVLLTAEVAQPLWQKLPVNARWVQIILEVLFNVLVALIFAEFIPRALFRAKSNALLSGFSLFFSFFFWLFAPFVRGMFLLTNWILKYVFNVRLDKSKSPLSKNELRFVFSDGIKESSKAETSTQLLENAQELPHIKIRQSMVPRKEVIGVDVKTSIEELHQRFIDTKRTRIIVYEDSIDNILGYVHQLDLFKKPSDIRSILINILAVPQSMNAVDLIYKFSHEAKSIAWVVDEFGGTAGIITMEDVLEELFGEIWDEYDTEKFVEKQIAEGEYIFSGRLELDYIEKKYELNFEGHDTETLSGYIINHHETIPAQKERIIIGDYEFDVLGVTHTRIEMVKLKKLK, from the coding sequence ATGGACGTAACTCTTATTTCCTGGTGCGCCGCATTGTTGTTTATGATGTTTTTTGCGGGCATAGAAATGGCTTTTTATAGCGCTAGCCGGCTAAACATAGAACTAAAAAGAAAACAGGACACCGCCACGGGCAACCGGCTGGGTCGCTTTATTGATGCACCCGCTGTTTTTCTGGGGGTAGCCATCACAGGCTATATCATTGCATTAACCATTTTTGTATTGCTTACTGCGGAAGTTGCACAGCCGCTTTGGCAAAAGCTACCCGTAAATGCCCGTTGGGTTCAAATTATACTGGAAGTTCTTTTTAACGTTTTGGTAGCGTTGATTTTTGCCGAGTTCATTCCGAGAGCGCTGTTCAGGGCCAAAAGCAATGCTTTGCTGAGTGGATTCTCTCTTTTTTTCAGTTTCTTTTTCTGGTTGTTTGCTCCCTTTGTTCGGGGTATGTTCCTGCTTACCAACTGGATCCTTAAATACGTTTTTAATGTTCGCTTAGATAAAAGCAAGTCTCCGCTAAGCAAAAATGAATTACGTTTTGTTTTTTCAGACGGCATTAAAGAAAGTTCCAAGGCCGAAACCAGCACCCAGCTACTCGAAAATGCCCAGGAGCTGCCACATATCAAGATCAGGCAGTCCATGGTGCCCCGTAAAGAAGTGATTGGTGTGGATGTGAAAACCTCCATAGAAGAGTTGCATCAACGGTTTATCGACACCAAAAGAACACGGATCATTGTTTATGAAGACTCTATCGATAATATCCTGGGTTATGTACACCAGTTAGATTTGTTTAAAAAGCCATCAGACATCAGGAGCATTCTTATTAATATACTGGCGGTGCCTCAGAGTATGAACGCGGTAGATCTTATTTATAAATTCAGCCATGAGGCCAAAAGCATCGCCTGGGTGGTAGATGAATTTGGCGGTACCGCAGGTATTATCACTATGGAAGATGTACTGGAAGAACTGTTTGGCGAGATCTGGGATGAGTACGATACCGAAAAATTTGTAGAAAAGCAAATTGCAGAAGGGGAGTATATATTTTCGGGCCGGCTGGAGCTTGATTATATCGAAAAAAAGTATGAGCTGAACTTTGAGGGCCATGATACCGAAACCCTCTCAGGCTATATCATTAACCATCATGAAACCATACCGGCACAAAAAGAGCGCATTATCATTGGCGACTATGAGTTTGACGTGCTGGGTGTCACCCATACCCGTATTGAAATGGTAAAGCTCAAAAAGCTGAAATAG
- the gmk gene encoding guanylate kinase → MASHNKKIIIITAPSGAGKTSITHFLLEKYPQLAFSISAATRSPRGNEVDGKDYYFMKVEDFQQKIQKGEFVEWEMVYEGKYYGTLKKELDRLWKENKCPLLDIDVKGAIHVQTQYPQSVLSIFIEPPSVRELARRLASRGTETEESLQTRVNKAEYEMSFSHHFHHVIVNDDLGEACEEAEKLITAFLAK, encoded by the coding sequence ATGGCTTCCCACAACAAAAAAATAATCATCATTACAGCTCCTTCAGGCGCCGGTAAAACATCCATCACCCATTTTTTACTGGAGAAATATCCGCAGCTGGCATTCTCTATTTCTGCAGCTACCCGTTCTCCGCGCGGCAATGAGGTTGATGGAAAGGATTATTATTTTATGAAAGTGGAAGACTTTCAGCAAAAAATACAAAAAGGAGAATTTGTTGAATGGGAAATGGTGTATGAAGGGAAGTATTATGGAACACTTAAGAAAGAACTGGACAGGCTCTGGAAAGAAAATAAGTGTCCCTTGCTGGATATCGATGTAAAAGGCGCCATACATGTACAAACACAATATCCTCAAAGTGTGTTATCTATCTTCATCGAGCCGCCATCAGTCAGAGAACTGGCCAGAAGACTGGCCAGCCGCGGTACCGAAACAGAAGAGTCGTTACAAACAAGGGTTAATAAGGCAGAATATGAAATGTCCTTCAGCCATCACTTTCACCACGTTATTGTAAACGATGATCTGGGGGAAGCTTGTGAAGAGGCTGAAAAACTGATCACTGCATTCTTGGCGAAATAG
- a CDS encoding DUF420 domain-containing protein, whose protein sequence is MLKTSWKKNDKRANWLIISFSVVVFLIIAALGRVHLQVDLGFDVHVFALTNAVINSIVAVLLVAALVVVKKGHYELHKKIMLFAMVLSILFLVSYICHHLFAGDTKFGGTGGLKTFYYIILLTHIPLAGIILPFILFTAYRGLVGEYPRHKKIARITWPLWLYVAVTGPVIYILISPYY, encoded by the coding sequence ATGCTGAAGACTAGTTGGAAAAAGAACGATAAAAGGGCAAACTGGCTGATTATATCGTTTTCAGTGGTGGTGTTTTTAATTATAGCTGCGTTAGGGCGTGTGCACCTGCAGGTAGATCTTGGTTTTGATGTGCACGTATTTGCGTTGACTAACGCAGTGATTAATTCAATAGTAGCTGTTTTGCTGGTAGCTGCATTAGTGGTGGTGAAAAAGGGACACTATGAACTTCATAAAAAGATCATGCTTTTTGCAATGGTTTTATCCATTCTTTTCCTGGTAAGCTATATCTGTCACCACTTGTTTGCCGGCGACACCAAATTTGGGGGTACCGGCGGATTAAAAACTTTTTACTACATCATTCTTCTAACGCATATTCCTTTGGCTGGTATTATTCTTCCTTTTATATTGTTTACAGCCTACCGCGGTTTAGTGGGAGAGTATCCACGGCACAAAAAAATTGCAAGAATAACCTGGCCGCTCTGGTTATATGTTGCTGTTACCGGCCCGGTTATCTATATACTTATCAGCCCGTATTATTAA